A window of Cryptomeria japonica chromosome 3, Sugi_1.0, whole genome shotgun sequence contains these coding sequences:
- the LOC131033395 gene encoding protein EDS1, with product MEASKICNAKAEENITYFVGTDLISEAWNACQNAYKSRDFYKIEYKNVLIIAFSGAPNSRDYVTDNDFDECDINYNFNDEFNCLVDGDSENPKPAMVRKAFLDRFLCMLRSSNLKTKILEFQKDIVEKKTIIFTGHSFGGAIASLWTLWTLEKRHKIPPLCITFGCPLVGDKIFAKAIEREKWSHYFCHIVSRNDIVPRICFSPFKSSFISKALDELLPYWYDSMRNRKAENQTKAENQSKVENQKTVQDGSHPLSKENSQEFIKQVISDASQVLTHETTALVVGPANLVGGAAKDLIKSSPYRPFGYYGKHRNCTAYVVFCSGKQQTFWGLHYGAHRV from the exons ATGGAAGCCTCGAAGATTTGCAATGCCAA GGCTGAAGAGAACATCACCTATTTTGTGGGCACCGATCTCATTTCAGAGGCTTGGAATGCATGCCAAAATGCTTACAAGTCCAGAGACTtctataaaattgaatataaaaacgTTTTAATTATCGCATTTAGTGGTGCTCCAAATTCAAGAGATTATGTCACTGACAATGACTTTGATGAATgcgatataaattataattttaatgATGAATTCAACTGTCTGGTAGACGGTGATTCAGAAAACCCAAAGCCAGCTATGGTACGAAAAGCGTTTTTGGACAGATTTCTTTGCATGCTGCGATCATCTAACCTCAAGACTAAG ATTCTCGAATTTCagaaagatattgttgagaagaaAACTATAATCTTCACTGGCCATTCCTTTGGTGGAGCAATCGCATCCCTGTGGACACTCTGGACACTAGAGAAACGCCATAAAATTCCTCCATTGTGCATCACATTTGGGTGTCCGTTGGTGGGAGACAAGATATTTGCCAAAGCAATTGAAAGAGAAAAATGGTCTCACTACTTCTGCCATATAGTTTCAAGGAATGACATTGTCCCTAGAATTTGTTTCTCACCTTTCAAGTCATCATTCATCTCCAAAGCCCTGGACGAACTATTGCCCTACTGGTACGATTCCATGAGGAATCGGAAGGCAGAGAATCAGACCAAGGCTGAAAATCAGAGCAAGGTAGAAAATCAGAAGACAGTCCAAGATGGAAGCCATCCACTCTCAAAAGAAAATTCTCAGGAATTTATAAAACAGGTAATCAGTGATGCTTCTCAAGTACTAACACATGAGACTACAGCTCTTGTTGTGGGACCTGCTAATTTGGTAGGAGGTGCTGCGAAAGACCTAATAAAAAGTAGTCCCTACAGGCCATTTGGTTATTATGGAAAACACAGAAACTGCACTGCATATGTTGTATTTTGCTCTGGAAAACAGCAAACTTTTTGGGGCTTGCATTATGGAGCACATAGAGTATGA